The following coding sequences are from one Prochlorococcus marinus XMU1412 window:
- a CDS encoding GuaB3 family IMP dehydrogenase-related protein, whose product MNIELGLNKKVRRAYGIDEIALVPGNRTLDYDLTDPSWSIGDFKREVPIVASAMDSVVDVNTAVELTKLGSIGVINMEGIQTRYENPDEILNQIASVGKNEFVPLMQKIYSEPVKEELILQRINEVKERGGIAAFSGTPQAAIKFKETLNNSKIDLFFLQGTVVSTEHLGMEGKETLNIKNLCQSMNVPVVAGNCVTYKVAKLLMNAGVAGLMVGIGPGAACTSRGVLGIGIPQATAIADCSAARNDYFKESGRYIPIIGDGGIVTGGDICKCLACGADSVMIGSPIAKSSDAPGKGFHWGMATPSPVLPRGTRIEVGSTGSLERIIKGPALLDDGTHNLLGAIRTSMSTLGAKNIKEMQEVEIVIAPSLLTEGKVYQKAQQLGMGK is encoded by the coding sequence GTGAATATTGAACTTGGTTTAAATAAAAAAGTCAGAAGGGCTTATGGCATTGATGAAATAGCTTTAGTCCCGGGTAATAGAACACTTGATTACGATTTGACTGATCCTTCTTGGTCAATAGGTGATTTTAAAAGAGAAGTTCCGATCGTAGCTAGTGCCATGGACAGTGTTGTCGATGTCAATACGGCTGTAGAACTCACAAAATTAGGTTCCATAGGGGTAATTAATATGGAGGGTATACAAACAAGATATGAAAATCCTGATGAAATATTGAACCAAATAGCATCTGTCGGGAAGAATGAGTTCGTTCCGTTAATGCAGAAAATATATAGTGAACCCGTCAAGGAGGAATTGATTTTACAAAGAATAAATGAGGTCAAAGAAAGAGGAGGTATCGCTGCTTTTAGTGGGACACCTCAAGCTGCTATTAAGTTTAAAGAAACACTTAATAATTCCAAAATAGATTTATTTTTTCTTCAAGGAACAGTTGTTTCAACTGAACATCTAGGTATGGAAGGTAAGGAAACCTTAAATATTAAAAATCTCTGCCAATCTATGAATGTCCCAGTTGTAGCTGGAAATTGTGTTACTTACAAAGTTGCAAAACTTCTTATGAATGCTGGAGTTGCAGGACTAATGGTTGGGATAGGACCCGGAGCGGCATGTACATCAAGAGGAGTATTGGGAATTGGAATCCCTCAAGCAACTGCAATTGCTGATTGTAGTGCGGCAAGAAATGATTACTTTAAAGAAAGTGGTCGTTATATTCCTATTATTGGTGATGGAGGAATTGTAACGGGCGGAGATATCTGCAAATGTTTAGCATGTGGAGCAGATTCTGTAATGATTGGATCCCCAATAGCTAAATCCTCAGACGCTCCAGGTAAAGGATTTCATTGGGGTATGGCTACTCCAAGTCCAGTATTGCCAAGGGGCACAAGAATTGAAGTTGGTTCTACAGGCTCCTTAGAAAGAATAATTAAAGGCCCTGCCTTACTTGATGATGGGACACATAATTTATTAGGAGCCATTAGAACCTCAATGAGTACTCTTGGTGCAAAAAATATTAAAGAAATGCAAGAAGTTGAAATAGTTATCGCACCATCGCTTCTCACAGAGGGTAAGGTTTATCAAAAAGCTCAGCAGCTTGGGATGGGTAAGTAG
- the trxA gene encoding thioredoxin, which yields MSSAPAVTDSSFDKDVLQSDLPVLVDFWAPWCGPCRMVAPVVEEISKDFEGKIKVFKLNTDENPNVASQYGIRSIPTLMIFKGGQKVDTVVGAVPKATLSSTLTKHL from the coding sequence ATGTCATCAGCTCCAGCCGTAACTGATTCTTCATTTGACAAGGATGTACTGCAAAGTGATCTACCAGTATTGGTTGATTTTTGGGCACCATGGTGCGGTCCATGTAGGATGGTCGCTCCAGTTGTAGAAGAAATTTCAAAGGACTTTGAAGGGAAAATTAAAGTTTTTAAATTAAACACGGATGAGAATCCAAATGTAGCCAGTCAATACGGAATTAGAAGTATTCCTACATTAATGATTTTTAAGGGTGGTCAAAAGGTTGATACAGTTGTTGGTGCTGTGCCAAAAGCAACTCTTTCTAGCACTTTAACTAAGCATTTATAA
- a CDS encoding glycoside hydrolase family 57 protein, giving the protein MNGQYPKNNFLGQLAIVLHAHLPYVRKNEKNSLEEDWLFQAILECYIPLLQSIESSKNENPLNTKLTISLSPTLLSLLNDKKIKETFPSWIETRNNFLNELPKEEKNASAFLMNNLNDKYLYWQQCSGDLIEKFRVLNNSGNLDILTCAATHGYLPILRENPETVKGQINTAIRNHENIFGTKPLGIWLPECAYYENLDEMLFNSGIRYAILDGHGILNATPRPRYGVYAPICSKKGVAFFGRDSESTLPVWSAKDGFPGDKVYREFHKDLGWELPISKLQKKGISTKRPLGLKFHKITNDKVPLGEKAFYLENEAKKKVAEHADSYLLARSKQLEKLTLSSSFKPLLVAPFDAELFGHWWYEGPFFIENILKNSSKYSIKLTNLKEFLIQKPNLQICDPSPSSWGQGGYHNYWINDANAWIVPEITKAGSTFVDLCSKKFNNDLSLRLFKQAARELLLSESSDWSFILRAGTTTELAKERIERHLFRFWKIVEMIKNHSNINLKFLEDIEEEDKVFPDININDWRK; this is encoded by the coding sequence ATGAATGGGCAATACCCTAAAAATAATTTTTTAGGACAGTTAGCGATAGTTTTACATGCGCATCTACCTTATGTCAGAAAAAATGAAAAAAACTCTTTAGAAGAGGATTGGTTATTTCAAGCGATTTTGGAATGTTATATACCACTACTTCAATCAATAGAATCTTCCAAAAATGAAAATCCTTTAAATACCAAACTTACTATTAGTTTGTCTCCAACATTATTATCACTTCTAAATGATAAAAAAATTAAAGAAACATTCCCAAGCTGGATTGAAACAAGAAATAATTTCTTAAACGAACTGCCAAAAGAAGAAAAAAATGCCTCTGCATTTTTAATGAATAACCTTAATGACAAATACTTGTATTGGCAACAATGTTCTGGAGATTTAATTGAGAAGTTTAGAGTTTTAAATAACTCTGGAAATTTGGATATTCTTACTTGTGCTGCTACACACGGATATTTGCCAATTTTAAGGGAGAATCCAGAAACTGTTAAAGGACAAATCAATACAGCCATTAGGAACCATGAAAATATTTTTGGAACTAAGCCTTTAGGTATTTGGTTACCTGAATGTGCATATTATGAGAATTTAGATGAAATGCTATTTAATTCTGGAATTAGATATGCAATCTTAGATGGTCATGGTATTCTAAACGCTACGCCAAGGCCTAGGTATGGCGTGTACGCTCCAATATGCTCGAAAAAAGGAGTAGCCTTTTTTGGAAGAGATAGTGAATCAACTTTACCTGTTTGGTCAGCAAAGGACGGGTTCCCGGGAGATAAGGTTTATAGGGAATTTCATAAAGATTTGGGATGGGAATTACCTATCTCCAAACTCCAAAAGAAAGGTATCTCAACAAAAAGACCTTTGGGTTTGAAGTTTCATAAGATTACAAATGATAAGGTACCATTAGGGGAAAAGGCGTTTTACTTAGAAAATGAAGCCAAAAAGAAGGTTGCAGAACATGCTGATTCTTATCTTCTCGCGAGATCCAAACAATTAGAAAAATTAACATTATCCTCTTCCTTCAAGCCCTTATTGGTAGCTCCATTTGATGCAGAGTTATTTGGTCATTGGTGGTATGAGGGACCTTTTTTTATTGAAAATATTTTAAAAAATTCTAGTAAATATTCAATTAAGCTTACAAATTTAAAAGAATTCTTAATTCAAAAGCCAAATCTTCAGATTTGCGATCCATCACCATCAAGTTGGGGACAAGGAGGTTACCATAACTATTGGATTAATGATGCAAATGCTTGGATTGTTCCTGAAATTACGAAAGCAGGCTCAACTTTTGTTGATTTATGTTCTAAAAAATTTAATAATGACCTTTCTTTACGACTTTTCAAGCAAGCAGCAAGAGAATTACTTCTCTCTGAATCCTCTGATTGGAGTTTCATACTAAGAGCTGGAACTACAACTGAACTTGCAAAAGAGAGGATAGAAAGACATTTGTTCAGGTTTTGGAAAATAGTTGAAATGATTAAAAATCATTCCAATATCAATTTAAAATTTCTTGAAGATATTGAGGAAGAAGATAAAGTTTTTCCGGATATTAATATTAATGATTGGCGAAAATAA
- a CDS encoding HDIG domain-containing metalloprotein: MQNIITTLKKLFYLWRRSQVPAKQPIKISRIDNLIIFLVCILISIISSYKLLLISPLNIADIFSWFLSFTEILISSGVLILVSKKENPTISSRQIFLIITLLLGVQVTKLVLASTISPLSMIIPPALIISQGMGSITALAWVSIASLIWPDPEIVINNNLFFILLFCASIVSLLGGRIRSRAQLLQLSIFVPIGSFLSQWILIGKDKISIINKQDFVLANGDIFSDSLLLAIAMLFTILFIPIFESIFGLLTKARLLELADKEKPLIRRLSLEAPGTFEHTLLICGLAEEATRMIGGDIDLIKTGALYHDVGKLHAPNWFIENQDGSKNPHDELDDPIKSAEVLQAHVDEGLKFARKNRLPKLIANFIPEHQGTLKMGYFFQKAKEKNLDINEYYFRYKGPIPQSKETAILMLADGCEAALRAMNINASDEEALKTISNIIYSRKKDGQLDDSNLSKGEIFLIKRAFLNVWKRIRHRRIQYPTSKNNTFS, encoded by the coding sequence GTGCAAAACATCATAACTACTCTAAAAAAATTGTTTTATCTGTGGAGGCGAAGTCAAGTCCCAGCAAAACAACCAATTAAAATTTCAAGAATAGATAATCTTATAATTTTTTTAGTATGCATTTTAATTTCAATAATTTCTTCTTATAAATTACTTCTTATATCGCCTTTAAATATCGCAGATATTTTTTCTTGGTTTTTGTCCTTTACTGAAATACTTATTAGTTCCGGAGTTTTGATATTAGTTTCAAAAAAAGAGAATCCCACAATTTCTTCAAGACAGATCTTCTTGATCATTACTCTTCTTTTGGGGGTGCAAGTTACGAAATTAGTCTTAGCTTCAACCATAAGTCCATTATCTATGATAATTCCACCGGCATTAATAATATCTCAAGGAATGGGAAGCATAACAGCTTTAGCTTGGGTATCAATAGCGAGTCTTATTTGGCCTGACCCAGAAATTGTTATCAATAACAACTTATTTTTTATTTTATTATTTTGTGCTTCAATAGTATCTCTTCTTGGGGGAAGAATTAGAAGTAGAGCTCAGTTACTTCAACTATCAATTTTTGTCCCAATAGGATCCTTCTTGAGTCAGTGGATATTAATAGGCAAAGATAAAATATCTATTATTAATAAGCAAGATTTTGTATTAGCTAATGGGGATATATTTTCTGACTCCTTGCTTTTGGCAATAGCTATGCTTTTTACAATTTTATTTATTCCTATTTTTGAATCGATATTCGGATTATTAACTAAAGCAAGATTGCTCGAATTGGCTGATAAGGAGAAACCTCTAATTAGAAGATTGTCTCTAGAAGCTCCAGGTACTTTTGAACATACCTTACTTATATGTGGCTTGGCAGAGGAAGCAACAAGAATGATTGGTGGTGATATTGATCTAATTAAAACTGGAGCTTTATATCATGATGTTGGCAAATTACATGCACCTAATTGGTTTATTGAAAATCAAGATGGTTCAAAAAATCCCCATGACGAATTGGATGATCCGATTAAAAGTGCAGAAGTATTACAAGCTCACGTTGATGAAGGATTGAAATTTGCTAGAAAAAATAGACTACCTAAACTGATAGCTAATTTTATTCCTGAACATCAAGGTACCCTTAAAATGGGATATTTTTTTCAAAAAGCTAAAGAAAAAAATCTCGACATTAATGAATATTATTTTAGATACAAAGGCCCTATCCCTCAGTCTAAAGAAACAGCTATTTTAATGCTTGCCGATGGATGTGAAGCAGCATTAAGAGCTATGAATATTAATGCATCTGATGAAGAAGCTTTGAAAACAATTTCTAATATTATCTACTCGCGTAAAAAAGATGGGCAATTAGATGATAGTAATTTATCGAAAGGAGAAATTTTTCTAATAAAAAGGGCATTCTTGAATGTGTGGAAAAGAATTAGACACAGAAGAATTCAGTATCCAACTAGCAAGAATAATACTTTTTCTTAG
- the gyrA gene encoding DNA gyrase subunit A gives MSDILDSDNSGLSEDNDRIIQTDLRNEMSRSYLEYAMSVIVGRALPDARDGLKPVHRRILYAMYELGLTSGRPYRKCARVVGEVLGKYHPHGDTAVYDALVRMAQDFSMRMPLIDGHGNFGSVDNDPPAAMRYTESRLQSLTDESLLEDIESETVDFADNFDGSQQEPTVLPARIPQLLLNGSSGIAVGMATNIPPHNLGELINGLKSIINNPSIEDRELFEIIKGPDFPTGGQILGRDGIRETFKTGRGSITMRGVANIEQIKSSGRAEKDAVIITELPFQTNKAALIERIADLVNEKKLEGISDIRDESDRDGMRIVIELKRDAYPQVVLNNLFKLTPLQNNFSANILALVKGEPTTLSLRKMLDVFLDFRVETIRRRTGFLLKKAEERDHIVKGLLLALGSMDEIINLIRSAKDTASAREKLQNDHELSATQADAILQMQLRRLTALEADKIKGEHNELTRKINQYQQILNSKERIFEIILEELNKIDERFSSPRKTEILDLGGGLDDIDLIANDRSVVLLTEAGYLKRMPVNEFESTSRGSRGKAGTKTQGDDEVKLFISCNDHDTLLLFSDRGVSYALPAYRVPMSSRTAKGTPSVQLLPIPREEKITSLVAVDSFDNNCYLLMLTKAGFIKRTSLSAFSKIRSNGLIAINLEDGDALTWVRLSREGDSVLIGSRTGMAIHFRLDIKELRPLGRTARGVKSMNLRKGDNLVSMDVLTSDLVDQLAKNEDLTNEFDDNLEVNSSEGPWVLIASSFGLGKRVPVTQFRLQKRAGMGLKAIKFRIKDDVLVCLKVLGEGEELLFVTEKGVIVRTNADKISQQSRAATGVKLQRLDEGDHLSEVVLVPHAQTEELDQFNAGTEN, from the coding sequence ATGTCTGATATTTTAGATTCTGATAACTCAGGATTAAGCGAAGATAACGACCGAATTATTCAGACTGACCTAAGAAACGAGATGTCTCGCTCATACCTTGAGTATGCAATGAGCGTTATAGTCGGTCGTGCTCTTCCGGATGCGAGAGATGGATTAAAACCTGTTCATAGAAGAATTCTTTATGCAATGTATGAACTTGGTTTAACTAGCGGTAGACCATACAGAAAATGTGCAAGAGTTGTTGGAGAAGTACTAGGTAAGTATCACCCTCATGGCGATACTGCTGTTTATGATGCTTTGGTTAGGATGGCTCAGGATTTCTCTATGAGAATGCCTCTCATAGATGGCCATGGAAACTTTGGTTCTGTTGATAATGACCCTCCAGCCGCAATGAGATATACAGAATCTCGTTTACAGTCTCTTACAGATGAAAGTCTATTAGAGGATATTGAATCTGAAACTGTAGATTTCGCCGATAATTTTGACGGTTCTCAGCAAGAACCAACAGTTTTACCTGCTAGGATTCCTCAACTACTGCTAAATGGATCATCTGGAATAGCTGTAGGAATGGCAACTAATATTCCACCTCATAACTTAGGAGAATTAATTAATGGTCTTAAATCAATCATCAATAACCCTTCGATTGAAGATAGAGAACTTTTTGAAATAATTAAGGGTCCAGATTTTCCCACAGGTGGTCAAATCCTAGGCAGAGATGGTATCAGAGAAACTTTCAAGACAGGGAGGGGTTCAATAACCATGAGAGGTGTAGCAAATATTGAGCAAATTAAATCCAGTGGTAGAGCAGAAAAAGATGCAGTAATAATTACAGAGCTCCCATTTCAAACTAATAAAGCGGCATTGATAGAAAGAATTGCTGACTTAGTTAATGAAAAAAAACTAGAAGGTATTTCTGATATTAGAGATGAAAGTGATCGAGACGGAATGAGGATTGTTATTGAACTAAAAAGGGATGCCTACCCACAAGTAGTTTTAAATAATTTATTTAAGTTAACACCTCTACAAAATAACTTTAGTGCAAATATCCTTGCTTTAGTAAAAGGAGAGCCCACAACACTTTCACTCAGGAAAATGTTAGATGTATTTCTAGACTTCAGAGTGGAGACAATAAGGCGAAGAACGGGATTTTTATTAAAAAAGGCTGAAGAGAGGGATCACATTGTAAAAGGTCTTTTATTAGCGTTGGGCTCTATGGATGAAATTATCAATCTAATAAGATCAGCAAAAGATACAGCTTCAGCTAGAGAAAAATTACAAAATGATCATGAGTTATCTGCCACACAGGCAGACGCAATCTTACAAATGCAGTTAAGAAGATTAACAGCCTTAGAAGCAGATAAAATCAAAGGTGAACATAATGAATTAACCCGAAAAATCAACCAATATCAGCAAATATTGAATAGTAAAGAGAGAATTTTTGAAATTATTCTTGAAGAACTTAATAAAATCGATGAAAGATTTTCCTCTCCAAGAAAAACAGAAATACTTGATTTAGGAGGTGGTCTAGATGATATTGATCTTATCGCTAATGACAGATCTGTAGTTTTATTAACTGAAGCAGGTTATTTAAAAAGAATGCCTGTTAATGAATTCGAATCTACAAGTCGTGGGTCAAGAGGTAAGGCTGGAACAAAGACACAAGGAGATGATGAAGTAAAATTATTTATAAGCTGTAATGATCATGATACTCTTTTGCTTTTCAGTGATAGAGGCGTATCTTATGCTCTTCCAGCATATAGAGTTCCTATGAGTAGCAGAACAGCTAAAGGTACTCCATCAGTTCAACTTCTCCCAATACCAAGAGAAGAAAAGATAACTTCATTGGTTGCAGTAGATTCTTTTGATAACAACTGTTATCTATTAATGCTAACCAAGGCTGGATTTATAAAAAGAACTTCACTCTCTGCCTTCTCAAAAATTCGATCAAATGGATTAATAGCAATAAATCTTGAGGATGGAGACGCTTTAACTTGGGTTAGATTATCAAGAGAAGGTGATAGTGTTTTGATTGGATCAAGAACAGGAATGGCTATTCATTTCAGATTAGATATTAAGGAATTAAGGCCACTTGGCAGGACTGCGAGGGGGGTTAAATCTATGAATCTGAGAAAAGGAGACAATCTTGTATCTATGGATGTTTTGACATCTGATTTAGTTGATCAATTAGCTAAAAATGAAGATCTTACTAACGAATTTGATGACAATCTTGAAGTTAACTCTTCAGAAGGTCCTTGGGTACTAATTGCCAGTTCATTTGGACTAGGTAAAAGAGTGCCTGTAACTCAGTTCAGATTGCAAAAAAGAGCAGGCATGGGTTTGAAAGCCATAAAATTCAGAATTAAAGATGATGTATTAGTTTGTTTGAAGGTCCTCGGAGAAGGGGAAGAATTACTTTTTGTGACCGAAAAAGGGGTGATAGTAAGAACAAACGCAGATAAAATTTCCCAACAATCTAGAGCCGCTACTGGAGTAAAATTACAAAGGTTGGACGAGGGTGATCACTTATCAGAAGTTGTCTTAGTTCCTCATGCACAAACAGAAGAACTAGACCAATTTAATGCAGGCACAGAAAATTAA
- a CDS encoding 2-isopropylmalate synthase — MSKDPGRILIFDTTLRDGEQSPGASLNLEEKLAIAHQLARLGVDVIEAGFPFASPGDFKAVNKIANAVGKENGPIICGLARASKGDIKACYEAVSPAPKKRIHTFIATSDIHLKHKLKKSRKDVLQIVPEMVNYAKSLVDDIEFSCEDASRSDPDFLYEVIQLAISAGATTINIPDTVGFTTPSEFGKLIVDINKNVPNIDEAVISVHGHNDLGLAVANFLEAVKNGARQLECTINGIGERAGNASLEELVMALHVRKSFFNSFFKRNPDSPTPLTAIRTEEITKTSRLVSNLTGMTVQPNKAIVGANAFAHESGIHQDGVLKNRLTYEIIDAKTVGLSENKISLGKLSGRSAVRARLEEMGYDLSREDLNDAFARFKDLADRKREITDRDLEAIVSEQVQLPEAKFQLSLVQVSCGNASKPTATISLLNTEDNSEDTAVSIGTGPVDAVCEALNKLAKVPNELIEFSVKSVTEGIDALGEVTIRIRRDNKIYSGHSADTDVVVAAANAYVNALNRLVFSEKKNSIHPQFDNLENSDNKFLSNPAN, encoded by the coding sequence ATGTCAAAAGATCCTGGAAGAATTTTGATATTTGATACAACTCTTCGAGATGGAGAGCAATCTCCTGGTGCCAGTTTAAATCTCGAAGAAAAACTTGCTATCGCCCATCAATTAGCAAGATTAGGAGTAGATGTTATTGAAGCTGGATTCCCTTTCGCAAGTCCAGGAGATTTTAAAGCTGTTAATAAAATTGCTAATGCTGTAGGGAAAGAAAATGGCCCTATAATATGCGGTTTAGCTAGAGCGTCTAAAGGCGATATAAAAGCATGTTACGAAGCAGTAAGTCCAGCTCCCAAAAAAAGAATACATACTTTTATTGCGACAAGTGATATTCATCTTAAACATAAACTTAAAAAATCCAGAAAAGATGTTCTTCAAATAGTTCCAGAAATGGTTAACTATGCAAAATCATTAGTTGATGATATTGAGTTTTCTTGTGAAGATGCCTCAAGGAGTGATCCTGATTTTTTATACGAAGTTATTCAACTAGCAATTTCTGCAGGAGCGACAACAATAAATATCCCTGATACTGTTGGATTTACAACTCCTAGTGAATTTGGCAAGCTAATTGTCGACATAAATAAAAATGTTCCAAATATTGATGAGGCAGTAATCTCGGTTCATGGTCATAATGATTTGGGTTTAGCAGTAGCCAATTTTCTTGAGGCAGTAAAAAATGGAGCAAGACAACTAGAATGTACTATTAATGGAATTGGTGAAAGAGCCGGGAATGCCTCTCTAGAAGAATTAGTAATGGCACTTCATGTTAGGAAAAGTTTTTTTAATAGTTTTTTCAAAAGAAATCCAGATTCCCCAACTCCTCTTACGGCTATAAGAACAGAAGAAATAACAAAAACCTCTAGACTTGTTTCTAACCTAACTGGAATGACTGTACAACCTAATAAAGCAATTGTTGGAGCTAATGCTTTTGCACATGAGTCAGGCATTCATCAGGATGGGGTTTTAAAAAATAGACTAACTTACGAAATTATCGACGCAAAAACTGTTGGTTTGAGTGAAAACAAAATTTCTTTAGGGAAACTTAGTGGAAGAAGTGCGGTAAGAGCAAGATTAGAAGAGATGGGATATGACTTGAGTCGAGAAGATTTAAATGATGCTTTTGCTCGTTTTAAGGATTTAGCTGACAGGAAAAGAGAAATTACTGATAGAGATTTAGAAGCAATTGTTAGTGAACAAGTTCAGCTCCCCGAAGCTAAATTTCAATTAAGTCTTGTACAAGTAAGTTGTGGTAACGCCTCTAAACCTACTGCCACCATTTCGCTTCTAAACACGGAAGATAATAGTGAAGACACTGCTGTATCAATAGGGACTGGACCTGTTGATGCTGTATGCGAGGCTTTAAATAAATTAGCTAAAGTTCCTAATGAATTAATTGAATTTTCTGTTAAGTCGGTAACAGAAGGAATTGATGCTTTGGGCGAAGTAACAATAAGAATAAGAAGGGATAATAAAATATATTCTGGTCATTCTGCTGATACAGACGTTGTAGTTGCTGCAGCGAATGCTTACGTTAATGCTTTAAATAGACTTGTATTTTCTGAGAAAAAAAATTCAATTCATCCACAATTTGATAATTTAGAGAATTCTGATAATAAGTTCCTATCTAATCCTGCTAATTAA
- the crtL gene encoding lycopene beta cyclase — translation MEILDILILGSGPAALCLASELAKQDLNIKGISTKSPNEKWENTYGIWASELEELGLESLLSHRWCKTVSFFGNGENKKGDNPTKHNYDYGLINQEAFQNELLKKCKGIEWLNETAKDIKEKNKISEVICFSGLRIKARLVIDASGHKSNFVKRPVQNEIAQQAAYGIVGKFSSPPVSKEQFVLMDFRPNHLNNEEKLSSPSFLYAMDLGNETFFVEETSLACYPALSQENLKKRLFKRLNNKGIEVSEIFHEENCLFPMNLPLPFKKQFVLGFGGSASMVHPASGYMIGSLLRRAPLLAEKLALFLEEPHLSSLELATKGWGILWPYELTQRHKLYQYGLRRLMSFDESRLRCFFSNFFRLSTNEWVGFLTNTLPLPKLIYVMSKMFINSPLKVKLGMLKLN, via the coding sequence ATGGAAATACTTGATATTTTAATTCTTGGTTCCGGGCCCGCCGCACTTTGCTTGGCCTCTGAATTAGCCAAGCAAGATCTAAATATAAAAGGGATATCAACTAAATCTCCAAATGAAAAATGGGAGAATACATATGGTATTTGGGCTTCTGAATTAGAGGAATTAGGATTAGAGTCCTTGTTATCTCATCGATGGTGTAAAACAGTTAGTTTTTTTGGAAATGGGGAAAATAAAAAGGGAGATAATCCAACAAAACATAATTATGATTATGGTTTGATAAACCAAGAAGCCTTTCAAAACGAACTTTTAAAAAAGTGTAAAGGAATTGAATGGTTGAATGAAACAGCTAAAGATATTAAAGAGAAAAATAAAATATCTGAGGTAATTTGTTTTTCAGGACTAAGGATAAAGGCAAGGTTAGTCATTGACGCAAGTGGTCATAAAAGTAATTTTGTAAAAAGGCCAGTCCAAAATGAGATCGCTCAACAAGCTGCATATGGAATCGTCGGGAAATTTTCATCGCCACCAGTCAGTAAGGAACAGTTTGTTTTAATGGATTTTCGTCCAAATCATTTAAACAATGAAGAAAAATTATCATCTCCATCATTTCTCTATGCAATGGATCTTGGAAATGAAACTTTTTTTGTTGAAGAAACATCATTAGCTTGTTATCCTGCATTATCCCAAGAGAATCTTAAAAAAAGACTTTTTAAAAGACTGAATAATAAAGGTATAGAGGTAAGTGAAATTTTTCATGAAGAGAATTGCCTTTTCCCAATGAATTTACCCCTCCCATTTAAAAAACAATTTGTACTTGGTTTTGGAGGTTCTGCTAGCATGGTGCATCCTGCATCAGGATACATGATCGGATCTTTATTAAGAAGAGCTCCACTACTTGCAGAAAAATTAGCACTCTTTTTAGAAGAACCTCATCTAAGTTCTCTTGAACTAGCAACAAAAGGTTGGGGGATCCTATGGCCTTACGAGTTAACACAAAGGCATAAACTTTACCAATATGGTCTTAGAAGATTGATGAGTTTTGACGAAAGTAGATTAAGATGTTTTTTCTCGAATTTCTTTAGATTATCAACGAATGAATGGGTAGGTTTTCTTACTAATACACTTCCACTCCCAAAACTAATTTACGTTATGAGTAAGATGTTTATAAATTCACCTCTAAAAGTAAAACTAGGAATGCTTAAGTTAAATTGA